Genomic segment of Macrobrachium rosenbergii isolate ZJJX-2024 chromosome 19, ASM4041242v1, whole genome shotgun sequence:
TACCGGCAGAGAGACGAAAGCCTATTAAACGCTTCTGATTCGGATGGAATCTTTTCCTCCGCCACCGGAGGGAAATACGTCGGCCCGGAAAAGCCTTCCACAGCTGCTGAACTTCTGTCAGTGCGTTTCCTTTGATTTTCTGTCctcctatttatttgtttatttttgtctattaatTCTTTTTGCTTTATGAATTTAGTGTAGAGATTACTGATGAAAATGTAATGGTTCCGTGTGACTTCTCCGACATGCTTGgacctactatttttttttttttttggtctaatgAATTTAGTGTAAAGAATAAGTACTGACGACGATGTAATTTACTTCCCTGACCTCCTGTGTGTGTGCAAAAGCGCCTGCATATTCAACAACTAAGAAGGTAGAGACCTGTTTGAGTCAGGTAACACATAACCAAGTGGGTGGAGGACAGcattactataaaaatgtcaaaCGTTCCATATCATGAAAAAGTCTAGCTGGAAAAAGCGtgttttacttaatatatatacacacacacacacacacacacacacacacacacacacacacacacacatatatatatatatatatatatatatacatagatagacagatataaataaaatatatatatatatatatatatatatatatatatatatatatatatatatattgatttatttatattaaggGTAAGTCTCTAAgtctgaagaatttttttcattctctctttgcTTTGACGATGTAAGTTTTGACTGTTTTAGCTTAGCGGAGCCGCTGTCAACAACTACGCCCAAAGAGCATAACACATTTAATCAACAGGTTTCTGTTGAGTAACTGTTTGTCCTTATTTGACTCTGATACGCCGTCTTAAATGAGCAAGTTTCATCTTTACAGTAAGTAAAGAAAACTTGTCAGAAATTTGTCCAAGAAGAAGAACTTGCTTTTTTATAGATCTACTTGTCAAATCTCTGTAAGTGGGTAGTGCCGCTAGCGCACCTCATGCAGTGTGCACcgtagcattatatatatatatatatatatatatatatatatatatatatatatatatatatatatatatatatatatatatatatatatatatatatatatatatacatatatatgtgtatatatatacatatgtatacacacacacaagcatatatatacatatatatatatatatatatatatatatatatatatatatatatatatatatatatatatatatatataaagtgtacagTAGAAAAGTTCCTGGATGTAAGAAGTTGTTTCAGAATTTCCTTGAGAGTATAAATGTTGGGAATCACTGTCGTTAGGATATTCACAGAACACCAGGCTGGTCATGactctcctttttagttttctgtaaaagaaaattattgtgccggcgttgtctgtccacccgcgcttttttctgtcctccctcagatcttaaaaaccactaaggctagagggctgcaaattggtatacgttgatcatccaccctcctatcatcaaacatcccaaactgcaaccttctagcctcagtagtttttattttatttaaggttaaagttagccataaccgtgcctctggcaacactataggataggccaccaccgtgccgtggctgaaagcttcatgggccgcggctcctacagcattatacactgtatttttttttacttgttacctgTTTAACTTGGTAATTGTTCATGGAGTATTATGGGGTTTGTCCTTTCAAAAACAAGCAAAGTCAGGAATTACACAATAGTCCGAGTTTCAGTCTCAGACCCATCATCAAACTAGCATTATCTTACATAACCGAAAACTGTGATTTCTTACGACGCGCTGCACTTCTGGCGTGATTTTcagtaattcaaatataattgaatctTGCTAGAAGAACCTACCCTTACTTAGAATATTATTACTGCTAAACATTTCCAAAACACATGAAGTCCAGACTGCCAAGAAACTCTTACAAAATTATCAGAAAGATTTGTGATAGTAAGAAAACAGTTCTAAATCTAATTgtattaaaatatctttattgtttatttcctaTGCTGCTAACTAGCTTAGCATGTACGAACTCAGTGTTATTGGAAAAATCCAGTTTTGTCAAAGTATTGTTCGCAAATGGAAAAATTATCGCTGTATGTACAATAATTTCTGTTAtgcaaaatatcttatcaaaatcCTGGAGAGAACTGGTGTTAGTCTAAGTCAAACCTTGACATGAGTGTACTGAATATGAGTGTAGCTGAGGGTAAGATTACGTTTTTAGGATATCATTCTAATCATTATCGGAAATTGTCCACGAAAACTTGTGACTTTTCGTAactaatgaatgaatttatgttTTGGTGTTAACTGACCTAACCAACACTAAGCCAGAAAGCCATGATTGTTTAACAAGGTCATGAAACACCCCAGGGGCAATCTGTAAGCCTTTGTTAAATGGAACCAGGCAAACTTGGCAACAAATTCTAGCTAAATACTCTTATGGGAAACTTGGATAAAACTTTCAGCTAATCCAGGAATTATTTTTAGCAACAAATTCTAGCTAAATATCCTTGTGGGGAACTGGGATAAAACTTTCAGTTAATCCAGGAATTCTTTTTAGCAACAAATTCTAGCTAAACATCCTTGTGGGGAACTTGGATAAATCTTTCAGCTAATCCAGGAACTATTTTTAGCAGCAAATTCTAGTTAGATATCCTTTTGGGAACTGGGATAAAACTTTCAGTTAATCCAGGAATTCTTTTTAGCAACAAATTCTAGCTAAATATCCTTGTAGGGAACTGGGATAAAACTTTCAGCTAATCCAGGAACCATTTTTAGCAACAAATTCTAGCTAAATATCCTTTTGGGAACTGAGATAAAACTTCCAGTTAATCCAGGAATTATTTTTAGCGACAAATTCTAGCTAAATACTCTCGTGGGAAACTAGGATAAAACTTTCAGCTAATTCAGGAATGATTTCTAATCCCCCCCTCCAGTCACCGTTTTCACTGTGGAAGAAGTACTACTTCGTGCTGGATGGTAAACGCCTGATGTACTATCGGTCCGACAATGAATACAAGAACCTCGCTGGAGCGAAAGGATCTCTCGACTTGGCGGCCCTGGAAGACGTGAAGATCAAGAAACCCGGGAGGATGAAGGCGCCCTTCCAATTTGGCCTGTACAGGAAAAATCAGAAGACTATTCAATTGGTAAGTTTGCTGGGAAGGTTGTTCAGTGAAGGTTCATTTGGGATGTAATTATGTGAGGGACAATGCTGTCCTATCATCACTTTATTTTAAATAGTTTCATTCAAGGTGCCTAGAACTTGAGCCCTACTCTTCAGGACTATAACTTGAGCCTCTCGGTAACTCTAGAATGATTTTGAGACTTTTTCTCATTAATACTGTGAATGAATTTATGGTCATTCTAATTGTTCTGCATTCTTCTTGTCGAGGCTGTCTTGGATTACTGAATATTGATAAACATAATTCAgttcaattttatctttatatttggaCTAGTCATAAGTTTGCTcttcatattatttctttatcatcatctttGCTACAAAATATAAAGCTGTCAATCATCCTCAGCAAGCTGACAGCACCAACTATCTAATCTAGAGCTTCTCAAGAGAGAAcactgcattattttttttttgagttttgtagCTTTTCCCTGAGCTTAGCACGTTTAATCATCTTTTCCTACATGACTTTTCTTGGACACGAGACAGATCTTGTAACTTGGTAACATCTAATCCCTCTGCGTACAGGGCTTATAGACACTCATTCCTGTTTTAAATAGTCAGTCCCCACGTTACGTCAGGTTCTGGTTACGTTATTCCGGACTTACGGCTCTTGCCTCACAGCACCGTTAACCCCGATTTTATGGCGCTGTAAGTGGATTTACAGCACTTTTACCTGGACTTTTGGCACCTATGGTGCTGTAGCACCGTTAACGGGGCTGTAAATGCTATgtattcccattataattatgatgctttGGGTTACAGTGCGACGCAAGGGACTGCCTACTTACATCTAGCTTGTTAGGAAAGAATAATATTCAAATAAGGATCCTTACATCTGCTTTCCTTTTCCAGGCAACAGACACAAACGAAGAACGTGAAAAATGGATGGCAATTCTTCTGGGGACCAAGAGGCACGACACACGCCTGTCAGGAAGTGACAATGTACTGAGTACTTCCGATTCTCCTGTCGAAGAGGCgaaaaacaaggtaaaatgaataataaacagcATAACATCACTGGTACATTCTTTCTGAAATTGCTGAATTGAGAATGAACcccctgtacagaaaacctccacagcattagctgcttcatgcaactacacagaaggctcattaaCAGTCTGTTGAATCCCCTCTAAATGCACAACCCCATGATCTTCTGCCATGGATACAgcccttttttatgttttccttctcctccctgCTAAAATTTCCAAATCACAACCTCTTTTCACTAACTCACTGTCCTCAAGTCATTCCACATGAATAAGCCATCTCAAAATGCTATAATTCATCCTTTCACATTTTTACCACGTTTTTTTACGTACCTTTCAATTCCTCTTGTGTCACTTACACTACACAAACAGTTTATTTCAGCAGCTTCAgactttttgctttcatttgcattcagcttCCAGACTTCATTTCAGTAAGAGAGAGTTGACTCAGTAGCACCTACACTGGCGAATAGTAAtgatggcacaggtaaaaatgcCACATGCAAAAATGGCACGATAAAGATGACACAGCTGaaaataacacaggtaaaaatggcacaattgaagaaataggaaaaaatggctcaagggaaaaaatatattgaataatctacaatgtttcgccgtgtttagtactagaccctcgGTGATcgaatgtccctaagtgcatctgatccccgatgggctagtactaaacgcggcaaaacacatttgatcaccgaggggctagtactaaacacggcagagcaatgtagatgaatcattgtttctctgtgtttagcactagcccctcggggatcagatgcacttagggacatttgatcccaaaggggctagtactaaacatggcgaaacattgtagatgaatcagtatatttttctccttgtgccattttttcctattttttcacttgtgctatttttacctgttatttttacctgtgccatttttaCAGTGCCATTTTTGCCTGTGCCATTTTTACTTGTGCCATTATTACCTAAATGCCTCATACATTACCACCTTGGCTTCCATGGGGACCCCAAGTCTCTGTCGAATCTTATGCAAATACCTCACTGCCTCTCTTATTCTAACTATTCTTTTCTCACCTTACCATCGCCCattacatttactcccaaatacctgaCGAGTATGAATAAACTGCTTCCAGTCTTCCACTATCcacaataacatttttttccccATCTTCCTAGTTTAAATTTACCCTCCTAACTTTACTCTTGCTCCTATTTACTCTCAGCTTTCTCCGATTGCAAATACTTTCAGACTCTTTTACTAGTTACTGCTCCATTTCTCCACTGAATCACTTGCAAAAAACCAATCATTTCACAATTCATTCACAGCTTACTTTCCTAATTCACAACTTTGTACTTGCATCCActgttttttctcctttcataatACTACTTTATAAAGATCTAAAACAactatgaaaacataaaacatcCTTGTCTCAGACCCAGTTTTGCACCAAACCAATCACTCCCCTATTCTAAAACACGCTTTGCACCATCAGATCATTCTCAGTAACTTATATTCTACACCATTCAACCTCAACACCCTCTGTCACAAGCTTTCCCCTTTGCTTTGACACTTCCCATGGTAAACACCTGATCCATAAATCCTTTTCTTCACTTAAGCCAATACTGTCCTTACCCTGTCAGTCCTTTTGACAtgtgtcttactttctcaataaaaattctcttataCACCTTCCTTGGTATactgagtatttttatgtccCTATAATTCTTACAGCATCCTCTATCACCTTCATTTATACACCGTGgagcaattattcctctcactaaTCCATCCAGAACATTTCCCCCACCTAGACATAATTTGtaaaccctggtcagccactcagtcatACTGTCATTGCACCATCTCACATGTATTCCCTTCAACTGTTGGTGTGTTTCACTTCTTCAGTTTATTCATCGCCTTCCTTACTTCCGTAACGATCATCTCTATATGTATTCTCAAACTTACACTAATTCATTGTACTCTTTCTCCACTCAGCCctgtctctcttctgtcttccacATTCACCAGATCTTTAAAATACTTACTCCTTAAACTCAGGACAGCATTCACTTTAGGCATTGTCTCttaatttgcatcttttattctgagatacaTCTTTTTGCAAGGTAGAGGTGAATGGTGCTGTGTGTGCAAATGGGTTCTATTATGCACTGAAGATctgccttgtgtgtgtgtttgtgaagtggTTGATGTTGTGGATACTTGTACACAGGGCATTCTCTCATGATTCATTTGTTAAAGTAAGAATCTGGCTGCAGCTGTTCTTTGTTGCTGCCCTGAAATCACCTTCTGTTAGGGGTATCATGTACacgaaacaaaatatttcttgataactgTTGAATCTCCAAACTGAGGTGAAAATTGAAACCAATACGAgcctgttattaatttattttcctcttttcagaagTATGCAACTATGCCTGTTGGCAATGTGCCGCCAAACGCTGAAGTCTCTTCCAGTGACAGTGAGCCAGAGGATAAGAAGGACGAGGAAGAAAAACTTGGGTTAATTCAGCCAAAGAAAATTGGACGGGTTGGAATTGGCTTACCAGTAGACCTTGGGGCAGTGAAACTtaagaaagtgaatgaaaagcCTAAGACAGCCGAGAAACCAACAGAATCTGAAAAAGCAGCTGCAGATAATGAACTTTTTGGTGTAAAGCTCAAGAAATTAGTAGCAGAAGGGGCTGTGGCATCAGAtagtgataaagaagaaaaagagcctGGAACAGAGAAGCCTGTGCCTAATAAGAGGCCAAACAAGCAAGCTATCATTCCCTTGAATAAGAGTCCTCTTTTGTCCCACACTGATGTTGAAACAGACCGAAAGCCCCTGAGCAGtaaaacaaccacaacaacagaGCGCAAAAGATCTCCTTCACCCTGCATTCCACTGTCAAAAGGTGTACATGCTGTCCTTGTTAAGtctaatgaagaaaaagagaaagaaagcagcAATGATTTGACTGTTCGTACTGCCGTATGCAGAGAGATTCGGTACAGTGAAGCTGCGCTGAGTATTGAGGATGAAGTTCCTGCTGAATATTTGCAAACTGATGACAAACTAAGGGAGTCATCAGAAAACTTGGAAGCTCCTCGAAGAGGAAGTGAAGACTTACCAGGGAATGGAGAAGATAAGGAACTTGGAGAAATTCCTCAAGTATcagttacagtaaaagaaaatccTGATGAAGCTGAATATGAGGAGTTTGATGAAGAATTTTTGAGGactatgaaggaaaacaaaacagctGAGTTATCTCAGCGTTTAAGTGATAGATTTAATGAAGGAAATCCTCCAGGAACCGAAAGTTCTAATGCCGATGCCGGGAATGACATTTCCGAAAGCAGTGAAGAAGAACAGGTTGTCAGCCCTAGCAAAACAACAAGGCAATCTCCATCAAAGATCGCTGTAGGCAGCAGCAAGCCCATTCCGCCCTCTTGTTTAACAAAGGATGAGCAAGAAACTAACGAGGAAAAGGTAGATGAGGAGTTTTTAAGGAATGTATCGGCTGCTCATATACCATCAGAAACAGGTGGGAAACAATTACCCAGTGAAATCCTTACAAGTCCCTCAGGAAGAATAACTCCACAGAGTCCTTTTCGAAGGCGAACTGGTACAAATGAGAGTTCAAACTCTTCTTGTAAGAGTGATTctgaaaattctgataaaaagatAAGCAAGTTCAAGTTATTCCAGATCAAGCAATCTGGTAGTAGTGATGACGAGAAACAAAAGGATGAAAAGAAAGACATCAGACGAAGAAAGAAGAGTTCATTTTCAAAGTTTCTTCCAGgtataaaaaacaaagtaaaaaaaagcaaaaatgaagatGAAGGCTTAGAAAATCCTTCTGCTGTAAGTACTTCATCTGAGAAAGAAAGTGTTGAATCTGACAAAGAACCACAGCCAGTACCGAATGATAATGCTTCCTCTGAAAAGACCAAGAAATTGGTTGATTATAAAGCACAAGGGGTTCCAGCACTAAACATCCCTCAAATATCCTTACATCTAGAAGATTCAGACACAGAGAGTGCAAAAAAAGTAGAACTTCGGCCTCAGCATCACTCTGTCAGAGATGAAGCCCGCAGTAGTACTTACAGCCGCTCATCAATCACTTCTCCTGAACTAGACCCACCACCACTGGTGCCTGAGAAAAAGGGTATGCGATCAATGTCTCCTGGTCATGATGTCCCACAAAACAATCGGCCTGTAACAGTACAGGGGTATGAGGAAGCAGAAATGGCAGAAAACATGGAAGAGATCAAAGTCGATGGAGTAATATCACTGGACCAAATAGATGCAATACTGTCTGCCAAAggcaacaaagaaaagaaacgaaaatcaGGCTGCTTTGACTCGAGTGGATTTTCTGCTCCAGTTGAGTGttctcaaaattttaatgaaaaagcaGAAGGGTCGTATGATAGAATGGCATCAGTAGTTTCTATCACAAGCACGGAAAGTGACGAACCTCTACCCAAATTTAATTTCCTAAGCAGCACTAGTAATCGTAGCAGTTCCGGAAGCTCAAAAAACCGAGATAAATATGACGACTCTGATATTTCTAGTGATGCACAAACTGATACTTCAAGAACTAATCAGGAGTCTGTTGATCAAGATATATCTTCAACTCTGGGCTATATAACTCGCTTAACGGAATCCATGCATAGTGGCCCAAGAGTCAGCTTGACCATCCCTGAATTCACTGTCAAGGAAGAAGATGGACCAGGAACGTCTGACCAAGTAAAATGCTCATTAGGAGACAGGGCTGAAGATACACCTGTTAGGGAAGAGGATGAACAAAACGATTATTTTCCAGTCATAGGAGGGGGCGTTAACCTCAGGCATCCGTCTCCTTCTAGAGGTTCCCAGTTCTCTGACGCTGGCTTGCGTACTTCGGGAATTAACGGTCTTAAGGCCTTTTTGGAAGAGAATCAGCCAGACAATTCCTCCTCTAGGTCAGGAATCAGTCGCTTAGGTCACAGTGCTGCCGTAGAGAAGCTAAAAAGAGTCTCGAGTGAGGAAACCGATAAAGACTAATACTGACTGGGATTCCTCGACAGAAGTTGGAGTGCTGTGGTTTTGGATCCCAGATTTCAAATTGACAATCAGAGATCTCTAATGATTAATAGTCACAGAAATCTGAAGTAAAACCCACAGGTGGCCTTCAGTGCTTAAACTTaagtattttcagtaaaaatgaaagacttcCACTGAATCAAAAACAAGAAATCAAGAATAACAGGCAGAAGCTCTGGTGCAACCATCCCTACCCGACATCGAGCATTCATTTAACACCGGAATTCTATTGCTTCACGATATGTGTTTCTGTCTCTGTAATTAATTTTGACCTATTTCCACCTAATATTATTTTCACACGCATATCAGTCAGAGACAAGTAAGTGCATCCTTACAGCTTTCAATCTGTGTCAGAGATGCTTAATCTGATATCCAGGTTTGTTTTGAATTCCCTTAGGTTCACAAAAGATGTCAGGTGATTTCTGGTGAATCTCAGAAGTTTTCGTAATTTTTCAGCTCTTTGGATGTGCTATCAGGTATTCTCAGTTGTTCGTAAAAGACGACAAAAGACTTCTTTGTAAAAGCAGATATCTGAAATATCAGTTCTTCAGAAACGATATCAAAagactgttttatatatagtgaaatattCAGAAATGATATCAGAAGTTTTATTGTGAACTGAGGCAAAGTCAGAAGCATTTATGTAAACATTGCTTTTTTTCTGCAAAggtgattacattttttttttttttgaattctaAGCCGTTTAGAAAAGTTGTCAGAATATTCCTTGCAAATTTTCGTCTCTCAAAAGATATCAGAAGACTTCTTGCCAATTCTGTCTCAGAAAAGAGGTTGGAAGTTTTCTTGCTGAGTCAGTTTTCCAGAATTGCTGTAGCAGGCACAGGTGACGCTAAACGAATTTAGTTGTTGGGTGCGGTAATTGTGTTAAAATGGAAGCCTAGTTACTGCTCTGTAGAGGCTAGTGAGGTCATGGATAGCAAGAAGCAAGCAAAGGGCTGTCAGAGAAATAATGTGAAGCTTTGGTGCTAAACTCAAGACATTCTAAGCAAAGAACGCGAAAGGTTCAAGTTCCTACAAGAGAGATGTGTGACTACTTCTTCTGTtgattttgtaaatactgtactgtaagaGATGCTTCCAGACTACGCTATGTCTGCCATATCATTTTGGAATGTCTGTTGAGTGCCTTTGCAGTCACCATATAAATTTGCTTTAAGTTTGTTGAAATTGTGACGTCAGTAGCTCATGGCAATAAATTAGGTAGGTTTATTGTCTGATGTGAATCTCTTAGGTGATAAAAAAATCTCATGGAAGTGTAATTCatgagtttcatatatatacatatatataaatatatatgtatgtatgtatgtatgtatttatatatgcacacatatatacatattcagtgaTTCGTTATACATTTCCAACATTAATACGTTACACTTACTACATGGATTACTGCATGTGGACGTGTCAAAAgtcaataaagaaagaaaatgaatggggctgtgtcttttcatttcatttgcatgaTATCCTTCAGCACAGGCAGGAAAATACATTGCCTACATGAAAGAACTCTCAGGaaaagtttcatgtttttttattgtcttacTTTTTCTGCGAGGAAttcatgaacttaaaaaaaatagtgagtaGCTCTTCCCAGCTCCTTGCTCTTTATTGAAGttaactttcaaattttttttttttaagttttacaatGATGTTTACTCTCTGGCTCACTCACCAGTGCCACTGGTTCTGTTCTGTCTCACTTGAGATCGAGCCGGGGTGTGAGGCAGTGACAAAACTTCAGGATCTCTAGTGGATCGTTTTGAGAACATATTGACGTCTAAATTCATTCTGACAAACTAGGAACATATATCCGGGGCTTTCTTAATGACCAGAAGTTTTAAATGTGCCCGTAAACCAACACGCTCGCACGCAAACACGCCTTGATTATAGGATGTactgaaacttcggcgcattttttacttgttctatacGTTTTTGGTCTCCTGTATACCTTTGTATTATTCTGCGAAATTCTCTCAACAAAGGTTTAATGCTATATATCTTTTCTTCCCTGAATTTACCAACTTCCTACCCAAGGACTCCCCCTAAAAATGCCGACATTGATGTAGATTCAAGCAACTTCACGTCTTGAGTCGGCGAAGTTCTTATCAGCGGATGGATGTCTCGTTATGTGTTGATAGATTAAGTTttgtttctatatactgtatatgtatatatactcgtatatataatcagtaagctacaaacgtcctttaatatccaattcgctctacctcggaaataatatattttcatatatgttaccgaaggggaattttttagttgataataagttcgtcgtcccgtgggctcgaaccagcgaaggacaagaactcaggactacagtggacgcattaacccacttactgattgtatatgaatcacggtgatgtgataaaaagtcatgtatatatatatatacatatatatattatatatatataattcatatatatgtataatgaatatacatatcatatatatgcacatatgtgtatgtatataggctatacatacatatacatgtatatatatgtatgtatagcctatatacatacacatatgtgtatataaattatatgtatatgtattatacatatatatgaatgatatatatatatatatatatatatatatatatatatatatatataatatatacacacacacatatatatatgtatatatatatacatatacagtatatacaaacaaaacttAATCTATCAACACATAACGAGACATCCATCCGCTGATAAGAACTTCGCCGACTCAATACGTGAAGTTGATTGAATCTACACCAATGTCGGCATTTTTAGGGGGGCGTCCTTGGGTAGGAAGTTGGAAAATTCAGGGAAGAAAAGATATTTAGCATTAAACCCTTATTGAGAGAATTTCGCAGAATAATACAAAGGCATACAGGAGACCAAAAACgtatagaaca
This window contains:
- the LOC136848661 gene encoding enolase-phosphatase E1-like produces the protein MAATDTSSSTVSPPTSPTSPTPSLASPTGDSPESEGKGKQFFKSNLQVLLRRQENELVKNLEFKKKREEEELERLKESEEGKGRKETDNRKRKDTSGKYEMDNAEGDDEVFEEPVDSKAKKEAKEGTEENVKNNLNKDKGKDNKEQKDTDKGSKSPAAVKGEKGKEKPPEMKKDQESGPKGEKIQEKVTPEKERDKETSSPTLSKKEDEDGKGKKKKTSPETETKKAPPGKKEKISKEENPKEKKEDTHDEKGTGMFIENTKTGKPKDGGRQQNDAKPTSQPETSPKSPNSGTPSADAPREKESKECPSVKQSKGQKHQGTLMKKGSSPFSLWKKYYFVLDGKRLMYYRSDNEYKNLAGAKGSLDLAALEDVKIKKPGRMKAPFQFGLYRKNQKTIQLATDTNEEREKWMAILLGTKRHDTRLSGSDNVLSTSDSPVEEAKNKKYATMPVGNVPPNAEVSSSDSEPEDKKDEEEKLGLIQPKKIGRVGIGLPVDLGAVKLKKVNEKPKTAEKPTESEKAAADNELFGVKLKKLVAEGAVASDSDKEEKEPGTEKPVPNKRPNKQAIIPLNKSPLLSHTDVETDRKPLSSKTTTTTERKRSPSPCIPLSKGVHAVLVKSNEEKEKESSNDLTVRTAVCREIRYSEAALSIEDEVPAEYLQTDDKLRESSENLEAPRRGSEDLPGNGEDKELGEIPQVSVTVKENPDEAEYEEFDEEFLRTMKENKTAELSQRLSDRFNEGNPPGTESSNADAGNDISESSEEEQVVSPSKTTRQSPSKIAVGSSKPIPPSCLTKDEQETNEEKVDEEFLRNVSAAHIPSETGGKQLPSEILTSPSGRITPQSPFRRRTGTNESSNSSCKSDSENSDKKISKFKLFQIKQSGSSDDEKQKDEKKDIRRRKKSSFSKFLPGIKNKVKKSKNEDEGLENPSAVSTSSEKESVESDKEPQPVPNDNASSEKTKKLVDYKAQGVPALNIPQISLHLEDSDTESAKKVELRPQHHSVRDEARSSTYSRSSITSPELDPPPLVPEKKGMRSMSPGHDVPQNNRPVTVQGYEEAEMAENMEEIKVDGVISLDQIDAILSAKGNKEKKRKSGCFDSSGFSAPVECSQNFNEKAEGSYDRMASVVSITSTESDEPLPKFNFLSSTSNRSSSGSSKNRDKYDDSDISSDAQTDTSRTNQESVDQDISSTLGYITRLTESMHSGPRVSLTIPEFTVKEEDGPGTSDQVKCSLGDRAEDTPVREEDEQNDYFPVIGGGVNLRHPSPSRGSQFSDAGLRTSGINGLKAFLEENQPDNSSSRSGISRLGHSAAVEKLKRVSSEETDKD